The proteins below come from a single Mercenaria mercenaria strain notata chromosome 3, MADL_Memer_1, whole genome shotgun sequence genomic window:
- the LOC123523316 gene encoding microfibril-associated glycoprotein 4-like translates to MFIICVKYALERVDSVASRLKVIHKLRRADLAEICSKMYALDNKMNMLNMKKDDCNSERKVEVVNGIKSKGIADYLLKGAAAEKFENIKTREILTNMVKSVADNNTNNIIQLQNVIYELENKMTTLVNRKLLHRTVENMKKQWAREIEKQWASMIESLKSELEIRKEQEQALMNQIDSLTIQLSEHSNGLRYQEMEKQVETCSNPAQLNQQKSGVYILQNGLRVHCDQVTDGGGWTVFQRRKDGSVEFERKWADYKAGFGNLEGEFWLGNDNIHLLTATGNHELRIDMEDFEGNKAYAKYSSFRIKSQSDNYAIEVSGYSGDAGDSLKVHNGREYSTTDRDNDGYSTSCAKKYRGAWWYSGCHHSNLNGIYYNRANCPRRKGIIWYHWKRTYYYSLKDVEMKLREKV, encoded by the coding sequence ATGTtcatcatttgtgtgaaatacgCTCTGGAGAGGGTGGATAGTGTAGCAAGCAGACTTAAAGTGATTCACAAGTTGCGACGTGCCGATCTCGCGGAAATATGCAGCAAGATGTATGCATTAGACaacaaaatgaacatgttaaatATGAAAAAGGATGACTGTAACAGTGAGAGAAAGGTGGAAGTAGTAAATGGAATAAAGAGCAAAGGAATTGCTGATTATCTTCTAAAAGGGGCGGCCGcggaaaaatttgaaaacattaaaacaagagaGATACTGACCAATATGGTGAAATCTGTTGCAGATAATAATACAAACAATATAATACAGTTACAAAACGTAATATATGAAttagaaaacaaaatgacaacGTTGGTAAATAGAAAGTTGTTGCACAGAACAGTGGAGAACATGAAGAAACAATGGGCAAGAGAAATAGAGAAACAATGGGCAAGTATGATAGAATCACTCAAGTCTGAGTTAGAAATAAGGAAAGAACAAGAACAAGCATTAATGAATCAAATTGACTCATTAACAATTCAACTAAGTGAGCATAGCAACGGTCTTAGGTATCAGGAAATGGAGAAACAAGTGGAAACATGCTCTAACCCCGCGCAATTAAATCAGCAAAAAAGTGGTGTTTATATTCTACAGAATGGTCTACGTGTTCATTGTGATCAGGTTACTGACGGCGGAGGATGGACGGTATTCCAGCGTCGTAAAGACGGGTCTGTGGAATTTGAACGTAAATGGGCAGACTACAAAGCAGGTTTTGGGAATTTGGAAGGCGAATTCTGGCTTGGAAACGACAACATACATTTGCTAACAGCAACTGGGAATCATGAGTTACGAATCGATATGGAAGACTTTGAGGGAAACAAGGCATATGCAAAATACAGTAGTTTCAGAATAAAGTCGCAGTCGGACAACTATGCCATTGAAGTAAGCGGTTACAGCGGTGATGCGGGAGACTCTCTCAAGGTTCATAATGGGAGGGAATACTCTACGACAGACAGGGATAATGATGGATATTCCACAAGCTGTGCTAAGAAATATAGAGGTGCGTGGTGGTATTCAGGATGTCATCATTCAAATCTAAATGGAATTTATTATAATCGTGCTAACTGCCCTCGTCGAAAGGGCATTATCTGGTATCACTGGAAAAGAACATATTATTACTCCCTGAAAGACGTGGAAATGAAGCTTCGGGAAAAAGTTTGA